Genomic segment of Candidatus Afararchaeum irisae:
GAAGTAGCCACAGTCTCGGGTTCGATCCATCCCGGAAAGGGTCGGGAGCCCAGAATACGTCGCCTCGCTCGTATCTGTGACTGTCACTCATCTCTCCTCAGACTGTTTTTGACGAGGATCGACGGCGTGTTCCTGCCAGTCCTCGTAGTCGAAAGTGTCGTCCTCGTGGCTGTCTGCTACTTGGCTAGACTGTCTGACAGCTGCATCAAGGCTCTGGACGTGGTCACTGACCCGCCAGTACTTGGATCTGTGTTCGACACGTCCTTTCTCACGAAGACG
This window contains:
- a CDS encoding MarR family transcriptional regulator, whose product is MPIEAERFERLDENPSLPNPETNAGRILSFLRQNPDKAFTQSEIAEATDVKSGSVGPTLVRLREKGRVEHRSKYWRVSDHVQSLDAAVRQSSQVADSHEDDTFDYEDWQEHAVDPRQKQSEER